In Sebaldella termitidis ATCC 33386, one DNA window encodes the following:
- a CDS encoding thiamine pyrophosphate-dependent dehydrogenase E1 component subunit alpha, with the protein MSEKKDIYREMYKRMNEARAFEQKVSWFFSRGMVHGTTHLSMGEEASGVAPCMALEDGDLITSTHRGHSQVIGKGVDLNKMMAELLGKATGYCKGKGGSMHIADIDSGNLGANGVVGGGHGLSVGAALTQQMKKTGKIVLCFFGDGAANEGSFHEALNLASIWKLPVIFYCENNLYGMSMSMERHMNITNIADRASSYGIPGHIVDGNDAVGLYDKMLEIFKYVREGNGPVLVESKTYRWLGHSKSDANVYRTKEEIEDWKSKDPIERMKKYLVSEKIFKEAELTAIEEQAKADIEKAVEFANNSPDPELETALTDVYAD; encoded by the coding sequence ATGTCAGAAAAAAAAGATATCTATAGAGAAATGTACAAAAGAATGAATGAGGCAAGAGCCTTTGAACAAAAAGTATCATGGTTCTTTTCAAGAGGAATGGTTCACGGAACTACACACCTTTCTATGGGTGAGGAAGCCTCGGGAGTAGCTCCCTGCATGGCACTTGAAGACGGCGACTTAATTACTTCTACACACAGAGGACACAGTCAGGTAATAGGTAAAGGAGTAGACCTTAATAAAATGATGGCCGAGCTTCTTGGTAAGGCTACGGGTTACTGTAAAGGTAAAGGCGGTTCTATGCACATTGCCGATATTGATTCTGGAAATCTCGGAGCTAACGGTGTAGTGGGTGGAGGACATGGTCTCTCGGTAGGTGCTGCATTAACACAGCAAATGAAAAAAACAGGAAAAATTGTACTTTGCTTTTTTGGGGATGGTGCTGCTAATGAAGGCAGTTTTCATGAGGCTCTTAATCTGGCATCGATATGGAAGCTTCCTGTTATCTTTTATTGCGAAAACAATCTTTACGGTATGTCTATGTCAATGGAAAGACACATGAATATTACGAATATCGCAGACAGAGCATCAAGCTACGGTATTCCCGGACATATAGTTGACGGAAATGATGCTGTGGGACTTTATGATAAAATGCTTGAAATATTTAAGTATGTAAGGGAAGGAAACGGACCTGTACTTGTGGAAAGCAAAACTTACAGATGGCTCGGTCACTCAAAGAGTGATGCCAATGTATACAGAACAAAGGAAGAAATAGAGGACTGGAAATCAAAGGACCCTATAGAAAGAATGAAAAAGTATCTTGTAAGCGAAAAAATATTTAAAGAAGCGGAATTAACTGCAATAGAGGAACAGGCTAAGGCAGATATAGAAAAGGCAGTGGAATTTGCTAATAATTCACCTGATCCTGAATTGGAAACAGCATTGACTGATGTATATGCTGATTAA
- a CDS encoding PTS galactitol transporter subunit IIC: protein MGILNYIVDLGPQVMMPIIITIFGLILGAKFGKALRAGLTVGVGFIGLNLVIGLLGGSLGPAAQEMVTRLGLNLTVIDVGWPAAAAIAFASRVGALIIPIGLVVNIVMLLTNTTQTLDIDIWDFWHFAFTGALVTGATGSIMYGIIAAVLNMIIIMVIADLTAPGIEKYIGLPGISLPHGFSGAFVPGALVVNKILDLIPGINKIEIDTETLQKRFGVFGEPLIIGTVIGIVIGIAAGYNLKGILVLGITLGGVLVLIPKMAAMLMEGLIPISDSAQEFVSKRFKNRGKIYIGLDSAVGIGHPTTLSVSLVLVPITIILAAILPGNRVLPFADLAVIPFSLVMLIPITKGNVFRTFIIGFINMAVGLLIATNLAPLHTQMAIDANFTMPPGATMISSICDGANPLSWLFTRLMSIPFIGVSILAVIAIGMAVYNRQRIIKENRKDASAENTEE, encoded by the coding sequence ATGGGAATTTTGAACTATATCGTTGATCTTGGTCCTCAGGTAATGATGCCGATTATTATCACAATATTCGGTCTCATTCTGGGAGCAAAATTTGGAAAAGCTTTAAGAGCCGGATTAACTGTCGGTGTAGGATTTATTGGTTTGAATTTAGTTATTGGTTTATTGGGCGGAAGCCTTGGTCCTGCAGCGCAGGAAATGGTTACCAGACTTGGTCTTAATCTTACTGTTATAGATGTAGGATGGCCCGCTGCAGCTGCGATTGCATTTGCTTCAAGAGTAGGAGCCCTTATTATTCCTATCGGACTTGTAGTAAATATCGTTATGCTCCTTACTAACACTACACAAACTCTGGATATAGATATTTGGGATTTTTGGCACTTTGCATTTACAGGTGCACTTGTTACAGGAGCTACAGGAAGTATTATGTACGGAATTATAGCTGCTGTTCTAAATATGATAATCATAATGGTAATAGCCGATCTTACTGCACCGGGAATAGAAAAATATATCGGTCTTCCGGGTATTTCACTGCCTCACGGATTTTCAGGAGCCTTTGTTCCGGGAGCATTGGTAGTAAATAAAATTTTGGATCTTATTCCTGGAATAAACAAAATAGAAATTGATACTGAAACTCTTCAAAAAAGATTCGGAGTATTTGGTGAACCGCTTATTATCGGTACAGTTATAGGAATTGTAATCGGAATTGCCGCAGGATATAACCTGAAAGGCATCCTTGTATTAGGTATCACACTTGGAGGTGTACTTGTACTTATACCTAAAATGGCTGCGATGCTTATGGAGGGATTAATACCTATATCTGATTCCGCACAGGAATTCGTAAGCAAAAGATTCAAAAACAGAGGAAAAATATATATCGGACTTGATTCTGCAGTTGGAATCGGACACCCTACTACACTTTCAGTATCTCTTGTATTAGTACCTATTACAATTATACTTGCAGCTATACTGCCTGGAAACAGAGTTCTTCCTTTTGCCGATCTGGCTGTTATACCATTTTCTCTGGTTATGCTTATACCTATCACTAAAGGAAACGTATTCAGAACATTTATAATAGGATTTATAAATATGGCTGTCGGACTTCTTATAGCTACAAATCTGGCTCCGCTTCATACACAGATGGCTATAGACGCTAACTTCACAATGCCTCCGGGTGCAACTATGATTTCAAGTATCTGTGACGGGGCAAATCCTTTAAGCTGGCTGTTTACAAGATTAATGAGCATTCCTTTTATCGGTGTGTCAATACTTGCTGTTATAGCAATAGGAATGGCTGTTTATAACAGACAGAGAATTATAAAAGAAAACCGTAAGGACGCATCTGCAGAGAATACAGAAGAATAA
- a CDS encoding PTS lactose/cellobiose transporter subunit IIB, protein MKKILVATGTSVNKMKFAVETIKNYCANKNVECEVKGVNIYEMKLEEENPDVLVVIGPSDIKTDIPIIMGTAFITKMGMDKTCDEILSHL, encoded by the coding sequence ATGAAAAAAATACTTGTAGCAACAGGAACTTCAGTAAACAAAATGAAATTTGCAGTAGAAACAATTAAGAACTATTGTGCAAATAAAAATGTAGAGTGTGAGGTAAAAGGAGTAAACATATATGAAATGAAGCTGGAGGAAGAAAATCCCGATGTCTTGGTAGTAATCGGACCCAGTGATATCAAAACAGATATTCCTATCATAATGGGAACAGCCTTTATCACAAAAATGGGAATGGATAAAACCTGTGATGAAATCCTGAGCCACCTATAA
- a CDS encoding PTS sugar transporter subunit IIA, translated as MIIDDNLIFSNLECENSNEVLRFLSDNLEKNGYVKSSFYDGLLEREAAYPTGLDFGEYSIAMPHTEVEHVVKSTLSIATLKKKVDFKCAEDHSKDTPVEVVCVIAFGEKEDKIDVLTKLISFFGDKEEFYKMLASDKDNLIKIVKKHLES; from the coding sequence ATGATAATTGATGATAACTTAATTTTTTCAAATCTTGAATGCGAAAACTCTAATGAAGTATTAAGATTTTTATCAGATAACCTTGAAAAAAACGGCTATGTAAAATCCAGCTTTTATGACGGCCTTCTGGAAAGAGAAGCTGCTTACCCCACAGGACTGGATTTTGGTGAATACAGTATTGCCATGCCGCATACCGAGGTAGAACATGTTGTAAAATCTACTCTGTCCATAGCCACGCTAAAAAAGAAGGTTGATTTCAAATGTGCCGAAGATCACAGCAAAGATACTCCTGTAGAGGTAGTCTGTGTAATTGCTTTCGGTGAAAAAGAGGACAAAATTGATGTTCTTACTAAATTAATAAGTTTTTTTGGAGACAAAGAAGAATTTTATAAAATGCTTGCTTCTGATAAAGACAATCTTATAAAAATAGTAAAAAAACACCTAGAAAGCTAG
- a CDS encoding alpha-ketoacid dehydrogenase subunit beta: MREITYAEAIREAMSEEMRRDENVYLLGEDVGIYGGAFGVSVGMIDEFGEERVRDTPISEAVIAGAAAGSAVTGMRPIAELMFMDFSTIAMDAIVNQAAKMRYMFGGKAQVPFVLRCPAGSGTGAAAQHSQSLEAWFCHIPGLKVVAPSTPYDVKGLLKSSIRDNNPVIFVEQKLLYRTKGEVPEEEYTIPLGVADIKRTGKDVTVVTYGRMLPRVLEAAEEAAKDGIDVEVIDPRTLVPLDIETIKNSVIKTGRLIVVNEAVKRGSYAGEIVSEVVESEAFDYLDSEIIRLSGKNTPIPYNPKLEAYVVPSKEDITEAIYKAMNRK, translated from the coding sequence ATGAGAGAAATAACATATGCAGAAGCAATCAGAGAAGCTATGTCGGAAGAAATGAGAAGGGATGAAAATGTATATCTGTTAGGGGAAGATGTAGGTATATACGGCGGAGCCTTTGGTGTATCTGTAGGAATGATAGATGAATTCGGTGAAGAGAGAGTAAGAGATACTCCGATATCTGAAGCAGTTATTGCCGGTGCTGCTGCTGGATCGGCAGTTACAGGTATGAGACCAATAGCAGAACTTATGTTTATGGACTTTTCTACTATTGCTATGGATGCCATTGTTAACCAGGCAGCTAAAATGAGATATATGTTCGGCGGTAAAGCACAGGTTCCCTTTGTATTAAGATGTCCTGCAGGATCAGGTACAGGAGCTGCCGCCCAGCATTCACAAAGTCTGGAAGCATGGTTCTGTCATATTCCGGGACTGAAAGTTGTTGCACCTTCTACACCTTATGATGTAAAAGGTCTTCTAAAAAGTTCTATCAGAGATAATAATCCTGTTATCTTCGTGGAACAGAAGCTTCTGTACAGAACAAAAGGCGAAGTACCTGAGGAAGAATATACTATCCCTTTAGGTGTTGCTGATATAAAAAGAACCGGTAAAGATGTTACTGTAGTTACATATGGAAGAATGCTTCCGAGAGTTCTTGAAGCAGCAGAAGAAGCAGCAAAAGACGGAATAGATGTAGAAGTAATTGATCCGAGAACACTTGTACCTCTTGATATAGAAACAATAAAGAATTCTGTAATCAAAACAGGAAGACTTATAGTAGTTAATGAAGCGGTAAAAAGAGGAAGCTATGCAGGGGAAATAGTATCAGAAGTAGTGGAAAGCGAAGCATTTGATTATCTTGATTCAGAGATAATAAGACTTTCGGGAAAAAATACACCTATACCATATAACCCTAAGCTGGAAGCCTATGTAGTACCAAGTAAGGAAGATATAACAGAAGCAATATATAAGGCAATGAACAGAAAATAA
- a CDS encoding SDR family NAD(P)-dependent oxidoreductase, with the protein MLLKDKVCVITGGANGIGKGIALCMAKEGANVAILDLNDTEGEKTLNEIKSHNVKGLYINSDVTNPESLAEAQKKISSELGNTDVLVVNAGISFKHSFKEVSDEEWKKVIDINLSGSFYTIKAFIDSMLDKKENDRKSIIFISSGSAFTGGGGGVHYTASKSGQHGLMRALAKEYGKAGINVNAIAPRVIASHILDQLYPDEKSKQELIEQIPIRRIGYPEDIGNLACFLASEKSTYIHGQIILMDGGRTYQ; encoded by the coding sequence ATGTTATTAAAAGATAAAGTCTGTGTAATAACAGGCGGTGCCAACGGAATAGGAAAGGGAATCGCTCTCTGCATGGCAAAGGAAGGAGCTAATGTAGCTATTTTAGACCTCAATGATACAGAAGGAGAAAAAACTCTCAATGAAATAAAAAGTCATAATGTAAAAGGTCTGTATATAAACAGTGACGTTACCAACCCTGAATCTCTCGCAGAAGCACAGAAAAAAATAAGCAGCGAACTTGGAAATACCGATGTTTTGGTTGTAAATGCAGGTATAAGCTTTAAGCATTCATTCAAAGAAGTTTCTGACGAAGAATGGAAAAAAGTAATCGATATTAATCTGTCAGGCTCTTTCTATACTATAAAAGCTTTTATTGATTCTATGCTGGATAAAAAGGAAAACGACCGGAAAAGTATTATCTTTATCAGTTCAGGATCAGCTTTTACAGGCGGAGGCGGCGGTGTACACTATACAGCATCAAAATCAGGACAGCACGGTCTTATGAGAGCCTTGGCAAAGGAATACGGAAAAGCAGGAATAAATGTAAATGCCATTGCGCCGAGAGTTATTGCATCTCACATTCTGGACCAGCTTTATCCTGATGAAAAATCAAAACAGGAATTAATCGAACAGATTCCTATAAGAAGAATCGGATATCCTGAAGATATCGGCAATCTTGCTTGTTTTCTCGCGAGTGAGAAATCTACATATATTCACGGTCAGATCATACTAATGGATGGCGGCCGAACATATCAGTAA
- a CDS encoding L-ribulose-5-phosphate 4-epimerase — protein MLEKLKLEVIDAGKKLKEYKLITLTGGNVSGRDLETGYIVMTPSGMEYDTLTPDDITVTDLDGNIIEGKRKPSSDLKTHLQIYRAKKDINGIIHTHSTFASCFAVLKEDIPVISTTMANEVGGKVPLSKYAPVGSDELGEHIIEKIGDQKAVLLESHGVFTYGENVSHALTAAVMLEDSAKVYYLTRTIGKPEELPEEEIKRANELFKNVYGQK, from the coding sequence ATGCTGGAAAAATTGAAACTGGAAGTAATTGATGCAGGAAAAAAACTAAAAGAGTATAAATTAATAACTCTTACCGGCGGAAATGTAAGCGGCCGGGATTTGGAAACAGGATATATTGTTATGACTCCGAGCGGAATGGAGTATGATACTCTTACTCCTGATGATATCACAGTAACAGATCTTGACGGAAACATTATAGAAGGAAAAAGAAAACCCAGCTCAGACTTAAAAACACACCTGCAGATATACAGAGCTAAAAAAGATATTAACGGAATTATACATACACACTCTACATTTGCAAGCTGTTTTGCAGTATTAAAAGAAGACATTCCTGTTATTTCCACTACTATGGCAAATGAAGTAGGAGGAAAAGTTCCTCTTTCAAAGTATGCTCCTGTAGGTTCTGACGAGCTCGGGGAACACATCATTGAAAAAATAGGAGATCAAAAGGCAGTTTTACTGGAAAGCCACGGTGTTTTCACATATGGTGAAAATGTATCACATGCACTGACTGCGGCAGTTATGCTTGAAGATTCAGCAAAAGTCTACTATCTAACCAGAACAATAGGTAAGCCGGAAGAGCTTCCCGAAGAAGAGATAAAAAGAGCCAATGAATTGTTTAAAAACGTTTATGGCCAAAAATAA
- a CDS encoding PTS sugar transporter subunit IIB yields MGKKKIMVACGTGIATSTVVVNKMSTLLKERGVDVDIQQCKVAELPYKTDNVDLIVTTTAYTSKKDIPVIVAVSFLTGIGVDKDLDKIIEILNK; encoded by the coding sequence ATGGGCAAAAAGAAAATTATGGTGGCATGCGGAACAGGAATTGCCACTTCAACGGTTGTCGTTAATAAGATGAGTACTTTATTAAAGGAAAGAGGTGTAGATGTAGATATTCAGCAGTGTAAAGTTGCTGAGCTACCTTACAAAACTGATAATGTAGATTTGATAGTTACTACTACTGCTTACACAAGCAAAAAAGATATTCCTGTTATTGTAGCAGTTTCATTCCTGACAGGAATAGGTGTTGACAAAGATCTTGATAAGATCATAGAAATCCTGAATAAGTAA
- a CDS encoding PTS galactitol transporter subunit IIC: MGIIQSLVDFILGLGPSTMLPIILTIFGLILGQGLAKSFRAGVTVGVGFVGVNLVIGLLTSSLGKAAEALVTSLGLNFDIIDVGWPIGAAITFATPIAALLIPIIFILNMILLYFNITKTMDVDLWNYWHLIFPGAMVYYATNSLILAIVLTLINATIIFKLADWTAPAVEHHFGLPGISLPHGETVNFAPIMYALNKVEDKIPGINKINLDGEKLKEKIGIFGEPLILGIILGVLLGILGRYTVTDILSLGIQMGAVMVLMPKMVALLMEGLTPISEGAKDFISKRFPGKDVYIGLDAAVVIGNPSNMTVALLMVPITIFLSVILPYNRMLPFADLAVLPFTVIWAVAASRGDIFRGLINSIITLCMVFFMATNLGPLTTQMGHAVGFEFPAGATMISGIDMSCHITLWIILKLIDYKNTPMFIAGIVALVAYAGMWYWTRNDIKKQYENETE, from the coding sequence ATGGGAATTATTCAAAGTTTGGTTGATTTTATTCTAGGACTTGGTCCTTCCACTATGCTTCCTATCATTCTTACTATTTTCGGATTAATTCTGGGACAGGGACTGGCAAAATCTTTTAGAGCCGGAGTTACTGTCGGTGTTGGATTCGTAGGTGTAAACCTTGTAATAGGTCTTTTAACATCATCACTTGGTAAAGCCGCTGAGGCACTGGTTACATCACTGGGACTTAATTTTGACATTATCGATGTAGGATGGCCTATCGGAGCTGCAATAACATTTGCTACACCAATTGCAGCACTGTTAATACCAATTATTTTTATACTTAACATGATACTTTTATATTTTAATATTACTAAAACTATGGACGTCGACTTATGGAACTACTGGCACTTGATATTTCCGGGTGCAATGGTTTATTATGCCACTAACAGTTTAATTTTAGCAATTGTTCTTACCTTGATAAATGCTACTATTATATTTAAACTCGCAGACTGGACAGCTCCCGCGGTAGAACATCACTTCGGACTGCCGGGTATATCACTCCCGCACGGGGAAACAGTCAATTTCGCACCTATTATGTATGCTCTAAATAAAGTAGAGGATAAAATACCCGGAATAAACAAAATAAATCTTGACGGAGAAAAGCTGAAAGAAAAAATAGGAATATTTGGAGAGCCGTTAATTTTGGGAATTATTTTAGGAGTACTTTTAGGAATCCTGGGAAGATATACTGTTACAGACATTCTGTCTCTGGGAATCCAGATGGGTGCAGTAATGGTACTGATGCCAAAAATGGTTGCACTTCTTATGGAAGGTCTTACACCAATATCAGAAGGTGCCAAGGATTTTATTTCTAAAAGATTTCCCGGAAAAGATGTATATATCGGACTGGATGCCGCAGTGGTAATTGGTAATCCGTCTAATATGACTGTTGCATTGCTTATGGTTCCTATTACTATATTTCTCTCAGTAATACTTCCATATAACAGAATGCTTCCATTTGCGGATCTTGCAGTATTACCTTTTACTGTTATCTGGGCAGTGGCAGCTTCAAGGGGAGATATCTTCAGAGGACTTATAAACTCTATAATTACTTTGTGTATGGTATTTTTCATGGCTACGAACCTTGGACCGCTTACTACTCAAATGGGACATGCGGTAGGATTTGAGTTCCCGGCAGGAGCTACTATGATTTCAGGTATTGATATGAGCTGTCACATTACTCTGTGGATTATTTTGAAGCTCATTGATTATAAAAATACCCCTATGTTTATAGCAGGTATTGTTGCTCTCGTTGCTTACGCAGGAATGTGGTACTGGACGAGAAATGACATAAAGAAACAATATGAAAATGAAACAGAATAA
- a CDS encoding dihydrolipoamide acetyltransferase family protein: MSVEIIMPKAGMSMEEGTIVKWLKSEGDEIKEGEPIVEILTDKVNMEVEAESSGFLIKKVRFEDEVLPVFTVIGYIGEKGETVSEREEKAKTAEVIKDEKKPDKKETEENSVFFNKSLMQSDKLNRATPAARKKARDNNLNLGDIPGSGPKGRVQLADVESFAAGSTVKATPLARKIAGQEGIDLDGISGTGAKGKIFKRDLVLNAAPEIISKEAELKPYSGIRKVIGDRMTESQFSAPTFTLNIEVGVNKLLKLKDKIAAPLMDETGEKLTINDLLILAVSRGVRKYPDINVSLTDKGILCHKEINVGFAVSGNGVLMVPVVKNTEDKGIRNILTEGKDLIKKAREGKLGAAEQSGSTITLSNLGMYGVHYFNPIINQPNSCIIGVGTIEEKPVAKAGKISVKKVIYLSATFDHRVIDGALGAEFMQYVKKLIEDPYSLLI, encoded by the coding sequence ATGTCAGTAGAGATAATAATGCCAAAGGCAGGAATGTCAATGGAAGAAGGAACAATAGTAAAATGGCTGAAAAGTGAAGGAGATGAAATAAAAGAAGGGGAGCCTATAGTAGAAATATTAACAGATAAGGTTAATATGGAAGTAGAGGCTGAAAGCTCAGGTTTTCTGATAAAAAAAGTAAGATTTGAAGATGAAGTGCTGCCGGTATTTACAGTAATAGGATATATAGGTGAGAAAGGTGAAACCGTAAGTGAAAGAGAAGAAAAAGCCAAAACAGCGGAAGTAATCAAGGATGAAAAGAAACCTGACAAAAAGGAAACAGAAGAAAACTCTGTCTTCTTTAATAAATCTCTTATGCAGTCAGATAAACTAAACAGGGCAACACCAGCAGCAAGAAAGAAAGCAAGAGATAATAATCTGAACCTCGGGGATATACCAGGCTCAGGACCGAAAGGAAGAGTCCAGCTTGCAGATGTGGAAAGCTTCGCAGCAGGAAGTACAGTAAAGGCTACTCCTCTTGCAAGAAAAATAGCAGGACAGGAAGGAATAGACCTGGACGGTATAAGCGGAACAGGAGCAAAAGGAAAGATATTCAAAAGAGATCTTGTTCTTAATGCAGCTCCGGAAATAATATCAAAAGAAGCAGAGCTGAAACCATATTCAGGAATAAGAAAAGTAATAGGGGACAGAATGACAGAAAGTCAGTTCTCAGCACCGACATTTACACTTAATATAGAAGTAGGAGTAAATAAATTACTAAAACTGAAAGATAAAATAGCCGCACCGCTGATGGATGAAACAGGAGAAAAGCTGACAATAAATGATCTTCTTATTCTGGCAGTAAGCAGAGGAGTAAGAAAATACCCGGATATAAATGTATCATTAACAGATAAAGGAATCCTTTGTCATAAAGAGATAAATGTAGGCTTTGCAGTATCAGGGAACGGGGTATTAATGGTGCCTGTAGTAAAGAATACAGAAGATAAAGGAATAAGAAATATACTTACAGAAGGAAAAGATCTGATCAAAAAAGCAAGAGAAGGAAAACTGGGAGCAGCAGAACAGAGCGGAAGTACAATAACATTAAGCAATCTTGGAATGTATGGAGTTCATTACTTTAATCCGATAATAAACCAGCCAAACAGCTGTATAATAGGAGTAGGAACAATAGAAGAAAAGCCTGTGGCAAAAGCAGGAAAAATATCAGTAAAGAAAGTAATTTACCTTAGTGCAACATTTGATCACAGAGTAATAGACGGAGCACTTGGAGCAGAGTTTATGCAGTATGTAAAGAAATTAATAGAAGACCCTTATAGTCTGTTAATATAA